Proteins from a genomic interval of Danio rerio strain Tuebingen ecotype United States chromosome 4, GRCz12tu, whole genome shotgun sequence:
- the si:cabz01069020.1 gene encoding uncharacterized protein si:cabz01069020.1 — MAFIKEESEDVKIEGLRIAEVFTLKHEDPEEQTGVMAVKMETEVKNEMEETNQCKNPDLITGEQIFCLQPGRASWAKVKKTASRSYFICQQCGKSFKEPGKLKVHTRIHNGEKPYSCQHCGKCFDKKGNLTVHMRIHTGEKPYSCQHCGKSFSQKVFLTAHLRTHTGEKLCTCPQCGKSFNMLGDLKVHMRIHTGEKPYACQHCGKCFNKQGNLTIHMRIHTGEKPYACQHCGKCFNKKGNLTVHMRVHTGEKPYACEHCDNSFSQKVFLTAHLKTHTGENSYTCQQCGKCFRAFGKFNVHMRIHTGERPYSCQRCEKSFISKGNLTVHMRTHSGENS; from the exons atggcgtttattaaagaggagagtgaggACGTGAAGATTGAAGGTCTGAGGATTGCAGAAGTGTTCACACTGAAACATGAAGATCctgaggaacaaacag GCGTGATGGCAGTGAAAATGGAGACTGAAGTAAAGAATGAAATGGAAGAGACAAATCAGTGTAAAAATCCTGATCTTATAACTGGCGaacaaatattttgtttacaACCCGGCAGGGCTTCATGGGCTAAAGTTAAAAAGACGGCAAGTAGAAGTTACTTCatctgccaacagtgtggaaagagtttcaaggAACCTGGAAAGCTTAAAGTCCACACAAGAATTCACAACGGAGAGAAGCCTTACTCTTGTCAACATTGCGGAAAGTGTTTCGATAAAAAAGGGAACTTAACAgttcacatgagaattcacactggtgAGAAGCCTTACTCTTGTCAAcattgtggaaagagttttagtcaAAAGGTATTTCTGACGGCCCACctgagaactcacactggagaaaaacttTGCACCTGCccacagtgtggaaagagtttcaataTGCTCGGAGAtcttaaagtccacatgagaattcacacagGGGAGAAGCCTTACGCTTGTCAGCATTGCGGAAAGTGTTTCAACAAACAAGGAAACCTCACTatacacatgagaattcacacagGAGAGAAGCCTTACGCTTGTCAGCATTGCGGAAAGTGTTTCAATAAAAAAGGAAACCTCACTGTACATatgagagttcacactggagagaagccttacGCTTGTGAACATTGTGATAATAGTTTTAGTCAAAAGGTTTTTCTGACAGCCCACTTGAAAACTCACACTGGTGAAAACTCTTAcacctgccaacagtgtggaaagtgTTTCAGGGCATTTGGGAAGTTTAAcgtccacatgagaattcacactggagagaggccttaCTCTTGTCAACGTTGCGAAAAGAGTTTCATTTCAAAAGGAAACCTGACAGTACATATGAGAACTCATTCTGGAGAAAACTCTTAA